The Sphaerochaeta sp. sequence TTTGTATCCCCTCACCCCTTCCGGATTCCCTCCAGGTAACGGGAGAGAACATCTGCGTAGATGGCGCGCTTCTCTTCCCGTGGCATCGTATTGGCGCTGCTGGGGGAAGGAAGGGCGTGGAACGCGATACCCTCGGGATAGTATCCGACCAACCGGTGGTAGAACGCCTCTGCCGTTTTCCCGGTGAAACAGACCGCCTTGAGCAACGGATGGCGGGAAATGAACGGAACCAAGTCATTGGGCTCGACCTTCCGATACCCGCTATCCAACGATCCTACCCGGTCGAACCGGGAAAGGACGTCCCACAGGGCGATATGATGGACAAGCAGCAACCGTTGCTTGTCCGCATAGGTCGAAGGCTGTTCGTTCCACAACGAAGCCATGATGGGCCAGAACCCGTTCATCCGGTTTCCGTAGTATTCCTTCCTCCGAAGCGACTCCAACGAAGGCCCCGTCCCAAGGATCAGGACACGGGCATCGACATCAGCGATCGGAGGAAACCCATCGGTCATCGCCCCAAGTATCTCCCCACGGCGTCCGCCACCGCCATGCCGTCAAGCGCGGAACTGACGATGCCGCCGGCGTATCCGGCACCTTCTCC is a genomic window containing:
- a CDS encoding DNA-deoxyinosine glycosylase; its protein translation is MTDGFPPIADVDARVLILGTGPSLESLRRKEYYGNRMNGFWPIMASLWNEQPSTYADKQRLLLVHHIALWDVLSRFDRVGSLDSGYRKVEPNDLVPFISRHPLLKAVCFTGKTAEAFYHRLVGYYPEGIAFHALPSPSSANTMPREEKRAIYADVLSRYLEGIRKG